In Rhizobium oryzihabitans, one DNA window encodes the following:
- a CDS encoding 4-carboxy-4-hydroxy-2-oxoadipate aldolase/oxaloacetate decarboxylase — MAHVIRNFQRPSKSDIEAISKFSPATIHEAQGKLGALDYRIKPIKPGLKICGPAITAKCHIGDNLMIFEAINLAKPGDVLVIDGGDNPNQGGFGDVLAAACIGKGIVGFVVSAAVRDGKGLREIGFPVFSLGLCMKGTSKDTLGTINHPVVVGGELISPGDIVCGDDDGVVVVREKDIAKLVKSCRERDDHENHMMELHRQGKMDIEDRYEMMRSKGCVWAD, encoded by the coding sequence ATGGCCCATGTGATCCGCAATTTCCAGCGCCCCTCCAAGTCCGATATCGAAGCGATCAGCAAATTCAGCCCCGCCACCATTCATGAGGCGCAGGGCAAGCTTGGTGCGCTCGATTATCGCATCAAGCCGATCAAGCCCGGCCTGAAAATCTGCGGGCCGGCCATTACTGCGAAATGCCATATTGGCGACAATCTGATGATTTTCGAAGCCATCAACCTTGCAAAGCCCGGCGACGTGCTGGTCATCGATGGCGGCGATAATCCCAATCAGGGCGGCTTCGGCGATGTGCTGGCCGCTGCCTGCATCGGCAAGGGCATCGTCGGCTTTGTCGTCAGCGCCGCCGTGCGTGATGGCAAAGGGCTGCGCGAGATCGGTTTCCCGGTGTTTTCCCTCGGTCTTTGCATGAAGGGAACCTCGAAGGATACGCTCGGCACCATCAACCATCCGGTTGTGGTCGGCGGTGAACTGATCAGCCCCGGCGATATCGTCTGCGGCGATGACGACGGCGTCGTCGTCGTTCGTGAAAAGGATATCGCAAAGCTCGTCAAATCGTGCCGGGAGCGCGACGACCACGAGAACCACATGATGGAACTGCACCGCCAAGGCAAGATGGATATCGAGGATCGTTATGAAATGATGCGGTCAAAGGGATGCGTCTGGGCGGATTGA
- a CDS encoding tripartite tricarboxylate transporter substrate binding protein: protein MRLKTSLLSVLAAAGILAAGGAAAEYPERPVTLVIGYPAGGGTDIQSRALVPYLEKYLGTSVVVENREGAGGLIGATYIANAKPDGYTIGALNFPSMYSPIVQGNASYKADAFTPLANQIGGDLALTVNKVSPIKTAQEFVDAAKANPVVVGVTGIGHPSQITALLFEDAAGVKLNFVPFNGGGPARLAMLGNHVTLGFMNLNEVFADNRSGALRVLATSGAERSPLSPDVPTFKEAGYNVQFSLLAGFGAPKGLPADVEAKLVDAFQKALKDPDYLADAKKRELTMLPLTQVEFADALKQGNANLAELWKSKLWTK from the coding sequence ATGCGTTTGAAAACATCTCTGTTGAGCGTGCTGGCGGCTGCGGGAATCCTGGCTGCGGGAGGGGCGGCTGCGGAATATCCGGAGCGGCCGGTGACGCTCGTCATCGGTTATCCAGCCGGTGGCGGCACCGATATCCAGTCGCGGGCGCTCGTGCCCTATCTCGAAAAATACCTCGGCACATCTGTCGTGGTGGAAAACCGCGAAGGCGCGGGTGGCCTCATCGGGGCGACCTATATCGCCAATGCCAAGCCCGACGGCTACACGATCGGGGCACTGAATTTCCCGTCCATGTATTCACCGATCGTGCAGGGCAATGCCAGTTACAAGGCGGATGCCTTCACGCCGCTCGCCAACCAGATCGGCGGCGATCTGGCGCTGACGGTCAACAAGGTGTCGCCGATCAAGACCGCCCAGGAATTTGTGGATGCGGCCAAGGCAAATCCGGTCGTCGTCGGCGTAACGGGCATCGGACATCCGAGCCAGATCACGGCGCTGCTGTTTGAGGATGCGGCGGGCGTCAAGCTCAATTTCGTTCCCTTCAACGGCGGTGGTCCCGCAAGGCTTGCCATGCTCGGCAATCACGTCACGCTCGGTTTCATGAACCTCAACGAGGTCTTCGCCGACAATCGCTCCGGTGCCCTTCGCGTGCTTGCGACTTCCGGTGCCGAGCGTTCGCCGCTTTCTCCTGATGTGCCGACATTCAAGGAGGCCGGCTACAATGTTCAGTTCAGCCTGCTTGCGGGTTTCGGCGCACCGAAAGGCCTGCCCGCGGATGTCGAGGCCAAGCTGGTCGATGCCTTCCAGAAGGCGCTGAAGGACCCCGACTATCTTGCCGACGCCAAGAAGCGTGAACTGACCATGCTGCCGCTGACCCAGGTCGAATTCGCAGACGCGCTCAAGCAGGGCAACGCCAATCTGGCCGAGCTTTGGAAAAGCAAGCTCTGGACAAAATAA
- a CDS encoding LysR family transcriptional regulator, with protein MLDLRRLRYLVAIVDCGSMSAAARQLGIAQPALSHHITELERLVGFPVLHRLARGVKATEKGEILLVHAREITEKVRQAEAEMRAMAYLDERVIRLSLIPSWATAFAPNIISEVAGSMPKVSLRLIEARNDESLRLIRLGKVDMAVALVGAEEKADDLIVKESLFAVSSRPIGRSMPLEAAARLNLILPPKDNPLRVSIDEAAARAGINLNVTMEIDGQDTIKRAVNAGIGATILSWNSVQQEQEAGQLQAAHITDPVIYRSIHLLKSREVDERTFRLFRDLLRAVARREPSLNP; from the coding sequence ATGTTGGATTTGCGCAGGTTGCGATATCTGGTCGCGATTGTCGATTGCGGCTCGATGTCGGCGGCGGCGCGGCAATTGGGGATTGCACAACCCGCGCTCAGCCATCACATCACGGAACTGGAGCGGCTGGTGGGGTTTCCGGTGCTTCACCGGCTGGCGCGCGGTGTGAAGGCGACGGAGAAGGGCGAAATCCTTCTTGTCCATGCGCGGGAGATTACGGAGAAAGTCCGGCAGGCAGAGGCGGAAATGCGGGCCATGGCCTATCTGGATGAGCGGGTGATACGGCTGAGCCTCATCCCCTCCTGGGCCACCGCCTTTGCGCCGAACATCATCAGCGAGGTTGCCGGGTCAATGCCCAAGGTGTCGCTGCGGCTGATAGAGGCACGCAATGACGAGTCGCTGCGCCTCATTCGCCTCGGCAAGGTGGATATGGCCGTCGCACTGGTCGGCGCGGAGGAGAAGGCCGACGATCTCATCGTCAAGGAGAGCCTGTTTGCGGTGTCCTCAAGACCCATAGGCCGCTCCATGCCGCTTGAGGCAGCGGCAAGGCTTAACCTGATCCTGCCGCCGAAGGACAACCCGCTTCGCGTATCGATAGATGAGGCTGCCGCCCGCGCCGGTATTAACCTGAATGTGACGATGGAAATCGATGGGCAGGATACGATCAAACGCGCCGTGAATGCCGGTATTGGTGCGACGATCCTGTCGTGGAATTCCGTGCAGCAGGAGCAGGAGGCCGGTCAGCTTCAGGCCGCCCATATCACGGATCCCGTCATCTATCGCTCCATTCATCTCCTGAAGAGCAGGGAGGTGGATGAGCGGACGTTCAGGCTGTTCCGGGACCTGTTGCGGGCGGTGGCAAGGCGCGAGCCGTCCCTTAACCCATAA
- a CDS encoding DMT family transporter produces the protein MDPKKGILFKLAAMLAFTVMSACVKGLDGAIPVGEVVFCRGFFALIPLCFWFLASSERITIPAAKNIGRLLAGSSAGLGGMFFGFLALAYLPLVNVTVLSYTTPLFTIMLAALLLREKVRIYRWSAVLTGFIGVFITLSPNLVLDAASGPAQIDSIAMIGTALALTGALCAAFSSIAVRHLNSIEKPSRIVLIYTLAGVVAGFATIGFGWKMPDFHQFLLLAGGGLAGGIGQITMTLSLRHAQASLLAPFDYTTMIWAIALGYLFMAEVPTGATIVGALTVIAAGLFAMWRENRLAKQAVREPTASAVR, from the coding sequence ATGGATCCTAAAAAAGGTATTTTGTTCAAGCTGGCGGCCATGCTGGCATTCACTGTCATGTCCGCCTGCGTGAAGGGGCTGGACGGAGCGATCCCGGTTGGCGAAGTCGTCTTCTGCCGGGGCTTTTTTGCCCTCATTCCCCTCTGTTTCTGGTTTCTTGCCTCCTCCGAGCGAATAACCATTCCGGCCGCGAAAAATATCGGCAGACTGCTTGCGGGCAGCTCGGCCGGGCTCGGCGGCATGTTCTTCGGCTTTCTGGCGCTTGCGTATCTGCCGCTGGTGAATGTGACGGTGCTGAGCTACACGACCCCGCTTTTCACCATCATGCTGGCGGCGCTGCTGCTGCGCGAAAAAGTGCGGATATACCGCTGGTCCGCAGTGCTGACCGGCTTCATCGGCGTCTTCATCACCCTGTCGCCGAACCTCGTCCTAGATGCCGCCTCAGGCCCCGCCCAGATCGACAGCATCGCCATGATCGGAACGGCGCTGGCGCTGACCGGCGCACTTTGCGCCGCCTTTTCCTCCATCGCCGTCCGCCACCTGAACAGTATCGAAAAGCCATCACGCATCGTGCTCATCTATACGCTAGCGGGTGTCGTCGCCGGCTTCGCCACGATCGGATTTGGCTGGAAGATGCCGGATTTTCACCAGTTCCTGCTGCTCGCCGGCGGCGGGCTTGCCGGCGGCATCGGCCAGATCACCATGACGCTCAGCCTGCGCCACGCCCAGGCCTCGCTGCTGGCGCCCTTCGACTACACCACAATGATATGGGCAATCGCCCTCGGTTATCTCTTCATGGCCGAGGTGCCGACGGGCGCGACGATTGTGGGTGCACTCACCGTCATCGCCGCCGGGCTGTTCGCCATGTGGCGTGAAAACCGACTGGCGAAACAGGCTGTTAGGGAGCCGACAGCGTCAGCTGTTCGGTGA
- a CDS encoding DMT family transporter, with the protein MDSRKGILLKISAALALVLMGACISGLKGEIPIGQVVFFRSAVAMLPLCLWMAVQGGFRQQVATSHIGGHLVRSFSGTGGMVFSYLALSYIPLADATAISYATPLFTVILAVFLLKEVVRIYRWTAVVFGLCGIVLILSPHFSFDVSDISSGTSVAMLGGLFGLAAAFFSAISMIQIRHLTQSENTGAIIFYFTLLTTVIGFASIGMGWKMPTVWQWTLLIGTGLIGGIAQILVTLSLRYAEASLLAPFDYTTMIWALLIGYTFMDQVPALTTLLGASIVVAAGLFTLWRERRLHKKRVTEQLTLSAP; encoded by the coding sequence ATGGATTCCCGCAAAGGCATTCTCCTTAAAATCTCCGCTGCCCTCGCTCTGGTGCTGATGGGCGCCTGTATCAGCGGTCTCAAGGGCGAGATACCGATCGGGCAGGTCGTTTTCTTCAGATCGGCGGTGGCCATGCTGCCGCTTTGTCTGTGGATGGCCGTTCAGGGCGGATTTCGCCAACAGGTCGCCACCAGTCACATTGGCGGGCATCTGGTGAGGAGTTTTTCCGGAACCGGCGGCATGGTTTTCAGCTATCTGGCGCTTTCTTACATTCCGCTCGCCGATGCGACTGCCATCAGCTATGCCACGCCGCTCTTCACCGTCATTCTGGCGGTCTTTCTTTTGAAGGAGGTCGTCAGGATTTATCGCTGGACGGCGGTGGTTTTCGGGTTGTGCGGCATTGTGCTTATCCTGTCGCCCCATTTTTCCTTCGATGTTTCCGATATCTCTTCCGGCACGAGCGTTGCCATGCTCGGCGGTCTTTTCGGTCTGGCCGCCGCTTTTTTCTCCGCCATATCGATGATCCAGATAAGGCATCTGACGCAAAGCGAAAATACCGGCGCGATCATCTTCTATTTCACGCTCCTCACGACGGTCATCGGCTTTGCAAGCATCGGCATGGGCTGGAAAATGCCGACTGTCTGGCAATGGACCCTGCTGATCGGAACCGGTCTCATCGGCGGTATCGCGCAGATACTGGTGACGCTCAGCCTGCGTTATGCGGAGGCTTCGCTGCTGGCGCCCTTCGATTATACCACGATGATCTGGGCGCTGTTGATCGGTTACACCTTCATGGATCAGGTGCCCGCGCTGACGACCCTTCTCGGAGCCTCGATCGTGGTTGCCGCCGGCCTGTTCACGCTGTGGCGCGAAAGGCGGCTGCACAAAAAGCGCGTCACCGAACAGCTGACGCTGTCGGCTCCCTAA
- the accB gene encoding acetyl-CoA carboxylase biotin carboxyl carrier protein: protein MDLEKIKKLIEFVGSSRVSELTVSQEGTTVRIIRDNSAVSPPSPQPKASPMTEAAPETPRAEEQAPASAAAAAGPSGIVTAPSFGLFHRAPSPGTPPFVEAGDEVAEGQELFIIEAMKVFSTVRAERGGKIARFLANDGEDVELGQPVLEFE, encoded by the coding sequence ATGGATCTGGAAAAGATCAAGAAACTGATCGAGTTTGTCGGCTCTTCGCGAGTGTCCGAATTGACCGTGAGCCAGGAGGGAACCACGGTCCGGATCATTCGCGACAACAGCGCCGTTTCACCGCCATCGCCGCAGCCCAAGGCTTCTCCGATGACGGAAGCGGCACCCGAGACGCCGCGCGCCGAAGAACAGGCACCGGCATCCGCCGCAGCGGCTGCGGGACCATCCGGCATCGTCACGGCACCCTCATTCGGTCTTTTCCATCGCGCCCCAAGCCCCGGCACGCCGCCTTTCGTCGAAGCCGGCGATGAGGTTGCGGAAGGACAGGAACTCTTCATCATCGAGGCCATGAAAGTCTTCAGCACGGTCAGGGCGGAACGAGGCGGCAAGATCGCCCGGTTTCTGGCCAATGACGGCGAAGATGTGGAACTCGGACAGCCGGTGCTGGAGTTCGAATGA
- the accC gene encoding acetyl-CoA carboxylase biotin carboxylase subunit → MMDASLPKAAAEQRAFDSVLIANRGEIALRVQRACRELGLKTIMVYSEADKDADYLKAADTAICIGPASPGQSYLNVPAILLAMNLTGAGAVHPGYGFLSERASFSQAVEEAGAVFIGPRADAIRTMGDKIAAKRAMMEAGVPCVPGPDSALPDDMAEVSKIAAEIGYPVIVKAAGGGGGRGMRVVHEASALQDAVLVTREEASRAFGTPELYIEKFLEHPRHVEIQVLCAGQGGGVWVGLRDCSMQRRHQKVVEEGPAIGIPPDVAAFVGNRCVEACRQIGYRGVGTFEFLYENGEFYFIEMNTRLQVEHPVTEMTSGVDLVRQQLLVALGHPLEISQEDIVCEGHSIECRINAEDPYNFVPCPGLITQLHLPGGPGVRVDTHVTAGYRVSAHYDSLIAKLIVHAPTREQAIMRMQRALGEIRIEGVSTNLPLHREILQDPAFSEGGTDIHYLEHWLAARSSK, encoded by the coding sequence ATGATGGATGCGTCACTTCCAAAGGCAGCAGCCGAACAAAGAGCATTCGACAGCGTCCTTATCGCCAACCGCGGCGAAATCGCACTCCGCGTGCAGCGCGCCTGCCGTGAACTCGGCCTGAAAACCATCATGGTCTATTCGGAAGCCGACAAGGATGCGGATTACCTGAAAGCGGCCGATACCGCCATCTGCATCGGCCCGGCCTCTCCCGGCCAGAGCTATCTGAATGTGCCGGCAATCCTGCTTGCCATGAACCTGACGGGTGCCGGTGCGGTTCACCCCGGTTATGGTTTTCTGTCCGAAAGGGCATCGTTTTCGCAAGCGGTGGAGGAAGCGGGTGCGGTTTTCATCGGTCCACGCGCCGACGCCATCCGCACCATGGGTGACAAGATCGCGGCCAAGCGGGCGATGATGGAGGCCGGCGTGCCCTGCGTTCCCGGTCCCGATTCCGCCCTGCCGGATGACATGGCGGAGGTTTCGAAAATCGCTGCCGAAATCGGCTATCCCGTCATCGTCAAGGCAGCCGGCGGCGGCGGCGGGCGCGGCATGCGTGTCGTGCACGAGGCCTCTGCTCTTCAGGACGCCGTCCTCGTCACGCGGGAAGAGGCAAGCCGCGCATTTGGAACGCCGGAACTCTATATCGAGAAATTTCTCGAACATCCCCGCCATGTCGAAATTCAGGTTCTCTGCGCTGGCCAGGGCGGCGGCGTATGGGTGGGTCTGCGCGATTGCTCCATGCAGCGGCGACACCAGAAGGTCGTCGAAGAAGGTCCGGCCATCGGCATCCCGCCCGATGTCGCGGCTTTCGTCGGCAATCGCTGCGTCGAAGCCTGCCGCCAGATCGGTTATCGCGGCGTCGGCACCTTCGAGTTTCTTTACGAGAACGGCGAATTTTATTTCATCGAGATGAATACCCGCCTGCAGGTCGAACATCCGGTCACGGAAATGACCTCGGGTGTGGATCTGGTACGCCAGCAACTTCTCGTCGCTCTCGGCCATCCACTTGAAATCTCGCAGGAAGACATCGTCTGCGAGGGACATTCGATCGAGTGCCGCATCAATGCCGAGGACCCCTACAACTTCGTTCCCTGCCCCGGTCTGATCACCCAGCTTCACCTGCCGGGCGGACCCGGCGTGCGGGTCGATACGCATGTGACGGCGGGTTATCGCGTTTCGGCGCATTACGATTCCCTGATCGCCAAGCTCATTGTCCATGCGCCGACGCGCGAACAGGCGATCATGCGCATGCAGCGCGCGCTTGGCGAAATACGCATCGAAGGCGTCTCCACCAACCTGCCGCTGCATCGGGAAATATTGCAAGACCCGGCCTTCTCCGAAGGCGGCACTGATATCCATTACCTCGAACATTGGCTTGCAGCGCGGAGTTCAAAATGA
- a CDS encoding acetyl-CoA carboxylase biotin carboxyl carrier protein, producing the protein MKRQSVSISRYSEPGIIADLAAHLERNNVSAIEIETPDGSLKIVAMTGGQAPAAPRPAETARASAKTGEILARAPIAGIFTPAHPQRPDRPVQTGKSVVKGEIVAFVTVGPVIVPVIADKAGTVTEVVAEAGALVGYGSPLLKTEA; encoded by the coding sequence ATGAAGCGACAGTCTGTTTCGATATCCCGCTACAGCGAGCCGGGCATCATTGCCGATCTTGCCGCTCACCTTGAGCGCAACAACGTATCCGCCATCGAAATAGAGACGCCGGATGGGTCACTGAAGATCGTCGCCATGACAGGGGGCCAGGCTCCTGCCGCACCACGGCCCGCTGAGACTGCCAGGGCGTCGGCAAAGACGGGGGAAATCCTTGCCCGCGCGCCGATTGCCGGCATCTTCACGCCAGCGCATCCGCAACGCCCCGACCGTCCGGTTCAGACAGGAAAATCGGTTGTGAAGGGAGAAATCGTTGCATTCGTGACAGTTGGACCGGTGATCGTTCCGGTAATCGCCGACAAGGCCGGCACCGTCACCGAAGTGGTGGCAGAGGCCGGCGCGCTTGTCGGATATGGCTCTCCCCTTCTCAAGACCGAAGCATGA
- the pxpB gene encoding 5-oxoprolinase subunit PxpB yields MMVTSMSNTSLKTPHLSPAHLGLPKISMIGNKTFLIEAPGELDLPAQRRIWALTRALKDRPEVLELIPGMTNLLIVLRRTPEDAGRLQDELLDIWQRTSELDLLGKTLEVPTTYGGEHAIDLAAICDYSGLPDREVVRLHFEQTYTVFAVGSAPGFGYLGGLDPRIFMPRKKVPSLRMLKGMVTIGGMQSGISVLTGPNGWNSLGFTEITMFDATAEQPAVLSPGDRVRFLPERIEL; encoded by the coding sequence ATGATGGTGACGTCGATGAGCAATACCTCGCTGAAAACGCCCCACCTTTCCCCCGCCCATCTGGGCCTGCCGAAAATCTCGATGATCGGCAACAAGACCTTTCTGATCGAAGCACCCGGCGAACTGGATTTGCCCGCGCAGCGGCGCATCTGGGCGCTGACGCGCGCGCTGAAGGACCGCCCCGAGGTGCTCGAACTCATACCCGGCATGACCAACCTCCTGATCGTGCTACGTCGCACGCCGGAGGATGCCGGGCGTTTGCAGGACGAGCTTCTCGACATCTGGCAACGCACCAGCGAACTTGATCTTCTGGGCAAGACCCTCGAGGTGCCGACGACCTATGGCGGTGAGCACGCCATCGACCTTGCCGCGATCTGCGATTATTCGGGCCTGCCGGACAGGGAAGTCGTGCGCCTGCATTTCGAGCAGACCTATACGGTTTTTGCCGTCGGCAGCGCGCCTGGCTTCGGTTATCTCGGCGGTCTTGATCCGCGCATTTTCATGCCACGCAAGAAAGTTCCGTCGCTTCGCATGTTGAAGGGCATGGTGACCATCGGCGGCATGCAATCCGGCATCTCGGTTCTGACCGGGCCGAATGGCTGGAATTCGCTGGGTTTCACCGAAATCACCATGTTCGACGCCACGGCCGAGCAGCCGGCGGTGCTTTCGCCCGGCGACAGGGTTCGTTTCCTTCCTGAAAGGATCGAACTATGA
- a CDS encoding biotin-dependent carboxyltransferase family protein — protein sequence MIHILACGPLNTVQDLGRAGYRNIGITATGAMDPIALRVGNILVGNGEDAAAIEIQTFPFRIEFEEALTFAVTGADCAARLDGADLPPYWCTRAEKGQILELSTPLKNARAYLCLQGGIDVPVVMGSRSTSLRGSFGGHEGRHLATGDRLALLPSEASPLPANGLGVMPLADAMPDMFPVSDNGELLLRAIPAAEHDLFGEGAERFWSEAWKITSQSDRTGYRLAGTPLMLSAPVELRSYGVIPGVVQVPPGGEPIIQMSDANTAGGYPKMAGIIDSDLWRLGQARIGSRIRFVQATVREALEVEQAIDAYFADIRKTLPLVTAALGTFTRR from the coding sequence ATGATCCATATTCTTGCCTGCGGTCCGCTGAACACCGTCCAGGATCTCGGCCGCGCGGGCTACCGCAATATCGGCATCACCGCCACGGGCGCGATGGACCCCATCGCGCTCAGGGTCGGCAATATCCTCGTCGGCAACGGCGAAGATGCCGCCGCGATTGAAATCCAGACCTTCCCTTTCCGCATCGAATTCGAAGAGGCCCTGACCTTCGCGGTCACCGGCGCGGATTGCGCGGCTCGGCTTGATGGCGCGGATCTGCCGCCCTACTGGTGCACTCGGGCTGAAAAAGGTCAAATACTTGAGCTTTCGACGCCGCTGAAGAATGCCCGTGCCTATCTTTGCCTTCAGGGCGGCATCGATGTTCCCGTGGTGATGGGATCGCGCAGCACTTCGCTTCGCGGCTCCTTCGGTGGCCACGAAGGACGCCATCTCGCCACCGGCGACAGGCTTGCGCTTCTGCCATCCGAGGCCTCGCCACTGCCCGCAAACGGCCTTGGCGTCATGCCGCTTGCCGATGCGATGCCGGATATGTTTCCGGTGTCCGACAATGGTGAATTGCTGCTGCGCGCCATTCCCGCCGCCGAACACGATCTTTTCGGCGAAGGTGCGGAACGTTTCTGGTCCGAAGCCTGGAAAATCACCTCGCAGAGCGACCGCACCGGCTACCGGCTTGCCGGCACGCCACTTATGCTTTCGGCTCCCGTCGAATTACGTTCCTATGGCGTCATTCCGGGTGTGGTTCAGGTGCCGCCGGGCGGCGAGCCGATCATCCAGATGAGCGACGCCAATACGGCCGGCGGTTATCCCAAGATGGCTGGCATCATCGACAGCGATCTGTGGCGGCTCGGACAGGCGCGCATCGGCAGTCGCATCCGCTTCGTACAGGCGACGGTACGTGAGGCGCTGGAAGTCGAACAGGCGATCGACGCCTATTTCGCGGATATCCGCAAGACCCTGCCGCTGGTCACCGCCGCACTCGGCACGTTCACAAGACGATAA
- a CDS encoding 5-oxoprolinase subunit PxpA, protein MKIDVNSDMGEGFGVYKVCDDEKLMEVVSSANIACGFHAGDPEMMARMVRLAKQNGVGVGAHPGLADRLGFGRREIPVDAEEMEQQVLYQLGALSAIARAQDVALSHISFHAAMGNMINRDAALAERIMKKIRAVDPNLIVFSMPDMLIEKAALDCGLKVLNLFLADRAYDVKGQLVPRKLPNSVIKEEGKVRARVRQFLEKGTVTTIEGEIIPVRARSILVHSDTPGSLELARTVRSEVEACGGSVVPAREVVA, encoded by the coding sequence ATGAAGATCGATGTTAATTCCGATATGGGCGAAGGTTTCGGCGTCTATAAGGTCTGCGACGACGAGAAACTTATGGAAGTCGTCTCTTCGGCAAATATCGCCTGCGGATTCCATGCGGGCGATCCGGAAATGATGGCGCGCATGGTGCGTCTCGCCAAACAGAACGGCGTCGGCGTCGGCGCCCATCCGGGCCTCGCCGACCGTCTCGGCTTCGGCCGCCGCGAAATTCCCGTCGATGCGGAAGAAATGGAACAGCAGGTTCTCTACCAGCTCGGCGCGCTTTCGGCGATTGCGAGGGCGCAGGATGTCGCGCTCTCCCATATCAGCTTCCATGCCGCCATGGGCAACATGATCAACCGCGACGCGGCCCTTGCCGAGCGGATCATGAAAAAAATCAGGGCGGTCGATCCCAATCTCATCGTTTTTTCGATGCCGGACATGCTGATCGAAAAGGCCGCGTTGGATTGCGGGCTGAAAGTGCTCAACCTCTTTCTCGCCGACCGGGCCTATGATGTGAAGGGTCAGCTCGTGCCGCGCAAGCTGCCAAATTCCGTCATCAAGGAAGAGGGAAAAGTGCGCGCGCGGGTGCGTCAGTTTCTGGAAAAAGGCACGGTCACGACGATCGAAGGTGAAATCATCCCCGTTCGCGCCAGATCGATCCTCGTTCACAGCGATACGCCCGGTTCGCTCGAGCTTGCGCGCACGGTGCGTAGCGAAGTGGAAGCCTGCGGCGGCAGCGTCGTTCCGGCTCGCGAAGTGGTCGCCTGA
- a CDS encoding ABC transporter ATP-binding protein codes for MKSVEVRLERLTKHYSGQVVAVDDVSLTVKAGEILALLGPSGCGKTTCLRMIAGLVDPTSGEIVVGGKPTTRTPVHRRNVGMLFQNYALFPHMTVAENVAFGLEMRGVSKADRQGRVKQALDLVQLHAFGDRLPAQLSGGQQQRVALARALVIEPSMLLLDEPLGALDKGLRESMQVEIRSLQQRLGLTTIMVTHDQDEALTMADQIAVMRDGNLEQIAPAGEIYQKPLTRFVAGFIGASNFLEASVAERNGRSARLVTGSGVRLDVEDMGAVQGDKVVVTVRPEAISVSPLAVDAGENASNSTMARVEQVVYRGFMLHYYLRLDNGEPMIAYRQTQTEGFTNAVSAAGDRVKLSWTNDSNHVIQLN; via the coding sequence ATGAAATCCGTAGAAGTCCGCCTGGAAAGACTGACCAAGCATTACAGCGGTCAGGTCGTTGCCGTCGATGATGTTTCGCTTACCGTCAAGGCAGGGGAAATCCTGGCGCTTCTCGGTCCGAGCGGATGCGGGAAAACGACGTGCCTTCGCATGATTGCGGGGCTTGTCGATCCCACTTCTGGTGAAATCGTGGTTGGTGGCAAGCCGACCACGCGCACCCCGGTTCATCGCCGCAATGTCGGCATGCTGTTTCAAAACTATGCCCTGTTTCCCCATATGACCGTTGCCGAAAACGTCGCTTTCGGCCTCGAGATGCGGGGCGTTTCCAAGGCTGATCGGCAAGGGCGCGTGAAGCAGGCGCTCGATCTCGTTCAGCTGCACGCCTTCGGCGACCGGCTACCGGCGCAGCTTTCCGGCGGCCAGCAGCAGCGTGTGGCGCTGGCGCGTGCGCTGGTGATCGAACCTTCGATGCTGCTTCTGGACGAGCCGCTTGGCGCACTCGACAAGGGCCTTCGGGAAAGCATGCAGGTTGAAATCCGCAGCCTGCAGCAGCGGCTTGGCCTCACCACCATCATGGTGACGCATGATCAGGACGAGGCCCTGACCATGGCGGACCAGATCGCCGTGATGCGGGACGGCAATCTCGAGCAGATCGCACCGGCAGGCGAAATCTACCAGAAGCCGCTGACGCGCTTCGTCGCCGGTTTCATCGGCGCCTCGAACTTCTTAGAGGCGAGCGTGGCGGAGCGCAATGGTCGCTCCGCAAGGCTGGTCACCGGTTCCGGCGTGCGGCTCGATGTCGAGGATATGGGCGCGGTTCAGGGCGACAAGGTCGTCGTAACCGTTCGCCCCGAAGCGATTTCGGTCTCACCGCTTGCGGTGGACGCAGGTGAAAACGCCAGCAATTCCACCATGGCGCGGGTGGAGCAGGTCGTTTATCGCGGTTTCATGCTGCATTATTATCTGCGTCTGGACAATGGCGAGCCGATGATCGCCTACCGGCAGACCCAAACGGAAGGGTTCACCAATGCCGTCAGCGCTGCCGGCGATCGGGTGAAGCTGAGCTGGACGAACGACAGCAATCACGTGATCCAGCTGAATTGA